In the genome of Aspergillus luchuensis IFO 4308 DNA, chromosome 2, nearly complete sequence, one region contains:
- a CDS encoding uncharacterized protein (COG:C,H;~EggNog:ENOG410PIWS;~InterPro:IPR036188,IPR002938;~PFAM:PF01494;~go_function: GO:0071949 - FAD binding [Evidence IEA]): MAGDKVKDMHVAIVGAGIGGLALAMGLHKQGVPFTVYEEEAQYSTVGAGIGFGTNGDLALDMIEEGFISKFERFCIGNKPEDAQNIFFEGMLLKKGLGLKEPWYGKSSWGHPDYVRRAAHRNDVLQTMTSFIPIEKVRFSKRLTNITQHPNKVTLAFADGDTAEASILVGADGIKSVVREHVLSPMYPSQVNPVYAGSYCYRGVVPIADGKEIFGDLTDVAKMYLGEKRCCVHYLISGGEELNFLLCVADDKPWDLPNAVTQKVTYKTMMSDFNDPSIDDRFRRLLRKAKPIRWGLFHHRYTSTYYRDRVVLLGDSAHASLPFQAAGAGQGLEDALVLSNVLAKIYLNAPGGEPLQPYIRAGFAGYDQVRRPRAQKQLERAHEMATMLYYEHPETGKDMYKVLGKLQAGWFEWLWFRDLGRDVEEAGRGVDEILGRGGGRCKI, from the exons ATGGCGGGAGATAAAGTCAAAGACATGCACGTTGCTATCGTCG GCGCCGGCATTGGAGGCCTTGCTCTGGCGATGGGACTACACAAGCAGGGCGTACCATTTACGGTCTACGAAGAGGAAGCTCAATATTCCACTGTCGG TGCCGGAATCGGGTTCGGAACCAATGGTGACTTGGCTTTGGATATGATTGAGGAGGGCTTCATTTCGAAATTCGAGCGCTTCTGTATAGGTAATAAGCCTGAAGATGCTCAGAATATCTTTTTTGAAGGGATGCTTCTAAAGAAGGGTCTTG GTCTCAAAGAGCCCTGGTACGGCAAATCATCATGGGGTCACCCGGACTATGTTCGCAGAGCT GCACACCGCAATGATGTCCTCCAAACAATGACCAGTTTCATACCAATTGAAAAAGTCCGCTTCAGCAAGCGCCTAACCAATATCACCCAGCATCCAAACAAAGTCACCCTAGCCTTCGCAGACGGCGACACCGCCGAGGCCAGTATCCTAGTCGGCGCAGATGGCATCAAGAGCGTTGTGAGAGAGCACGTGCTATCACCAATGTACCCCAGCCAGGTCAATCCAGTCTACGCCGGCTCGTATTGCTACCGCGGCGTGGTTCCCATTGCCGACGGCAAGGAGATCTTCGGCGACCTGACGGACGTGGCGAAGATGTACCTGGGTGAGAAGCGCTGTTGTGTTCATTACCTGATATCGGGCGGAGAG GAactcaacttcctcctctgcgtAGCCGACGACAAACCCTGGGATCTTCCCAATGCCGTGACCCAGAAAGTGACCTACAAAACAATGATGTCCGACTTCAACGACCCAAGCATCGACGACCGCTTCCGCCGACTCCTCCGCAAAGCGAAACCCATCCGATGGGGTCTGTTCCACCACCGCTACACATCAACATATTACCGTGACCGCGTCGTGCTGTTAGGCGATAGTGCTCACGCTTCGCTGCCTTTCCAGGCTGCCGGTGCCGGTCAGGGACTTGAAGATGCGTTAGTACTCTCTAATGTGCTCGCTAAGATATATCTGAATGCTCCAGGTGGTGAGCCTTTGCAGCCGTATATCCGTGCCGGGTTTGCGGGGTATGATCAGGTCAGGAGACCTAGGGCTCAGAAACAGCTGGAACGGGCGCATGAGATGGCTACGATGCTTTATTATGAGCATCCTGAGACGGGGAAAGATATGTATAAGGTGTTGGGGAAGTTGCAGGCTGGGTGGTTTGAGTGGTTGTGGTTCCGTGATTTGGGGAGGGATGTAgaggaggcggggaggggggtggatgagattTTGGGGAGGGGTGGAGGTCGGTGTAAGATTTAG
- a CDS encoding uncharacterized protein (COG:S;~EggNog:ENOG410Q2IB): MAERRKAPKVPKVAKGQLRVTGFKLLKSLKQLISLLAKDGLGSKTIHEIEHKHLGSGLRARPDLRPGEEYSQPVLRVSAVPRTLTGRANSVPGLSPSSAAWPGAFKPTRDIQEQVVTVKGVSTLERSQKSRPGGTRRATTRARQEDLSTGKKTIGRRLGRKVAGVLKRRRSSIESESDSMSQSIFFDDPDVVSSEDDDPTYVEDDDKLPDADDETSVNTALILLLKEISHLIPNIKSDWTFDHLSFSPQFKKGSYTAITDGGLRSKTNQAIMYIVEAKRRVRSARYEDIVMQEGAELVGWIQHGDSPRPELKGQ; encoded by the exons ATGGCAGAGAGACGAAAGGCGCCTAAGGTGCCTAAAGTCGCTAAAGGACAGCTACGTGTGACCGGGTTCAAGCTTCTGAAAAGTTTGAAACAATTGATATCCTTGTTAGCCAAAGATGGCCTGGGTTCGAAGACTATTCATGAGATAGAGCATAAGCATCTGGGCTCAG GACTTCGGGCTCGACCAGACTTGAGACCGGGCGAGGAATATAGTCAACCAGTCCTCCGAGTTTCGGCGGTACCTCGCACTCTTACAGGGCGTGCAAACAGTGTCCCCGGTCTGAGTCCGTCTAGTGCGGCGTGGCCGGGAGCTTTTAAACCAACGCGTGATATTCAAGAGCAAGTCGTGACGGTCAAGGGCGTGTCGACTCTTGAGAGAAGCCAGAAGTCAAGACCTGGTGGAACCAGAAGAGCAACTACTAGAGCTAGACAAGAAGACTTGAGCACCGGTAAAAAGACGATTGGACGAAGACTCGGGCGAAAAGTTGCCGGGGTGTTAAAACGCCGTCGCTCTTCAATCGAATCAGAGTCAGATTCGATGTCTCAATCCATTTTCTTCGATGATCCGGATGTTGTTTCTAGTGAAGATGACGACCCGACCtatgttgaagatgatgacaagTTACCCGATGCCGACGATGAAACAAGCGTCAACACGGCGCTCATTTTGCTCTTGAAGGAGATTTCGCATCTGATTCCGAACATTAAGTCGGACTGGACATTTGACCATCTCAGCTTTTCGCCGCAATTCAAAAAAGGTTCATACACCGCAATTACAGACGGCGGGCTACGATCAAAGACGAACCAGGCTATTATGTACATTGTAGAAGCTAAAAGAAGGGTCAGATCGGCAAGATACGAAGACATCGTGATGCAGGAAGGCGCCGAGCTCGTTGGCTGGATTCAGCATGGAGACTCTCCTCGCCCTGAACTGAAGGGACAGTAA
- a CDS encoding uncharacterized protein (COG:S;~EggNog:ENOG410PJ5S) — MMRATNSDNKDQIAAVHFFCGEHVDTRKEMNSPTTEANEFLSQLLSSFKHINLVPLPKMGEFDGDDMEAVCQWIECFLDLLPATAVVFCIIDGLSYYLAEEQTPEQANELLRWLIKLTRHQKKAREHLELCTFKLFLTAPRQLQGSYVTELKADEVLNVPIRPPRTGGFTEMKWEAGAGG, encoded by the coding sequence ATGATGCGGGCCACTAATTCCGATAACAAGGACCAAATAGCTGCGGTCCATTTCTTCTGCGGCGAGCATGTTGATACCAGAAAAGAGATGAATTCTCCAACAACCGAGGCGAACGAGTTTCTGTCACAGCTTCTGTCTTCCTTCAAGCATATCAACCTTGTTCCCCTTCCGAAGATGGGCGAATTCGATGGGGACGACATGGAGGCGGTCTGTCAATGGATTGAATGCTTCCTAGATCTTTTGCCAGCGACGGCGGTTGTCTTTTGCATAATCGACGGCTTGTCATATTACCTCGCTGAGGAGCAGACGCCTGAGCAGGCAAACGAGTTGCTTCGGTGGCTTATCAAATTGACACGCCACCAGAAAAAGGCCAGGGAACACTTGGAACTATGCACGTTCAAGTTATTTCTTACTGCGCCGCGGCAGCTTCAAGGATCGTATGTCACAGAGTTAAAAGCGGATGAAGTCCTGAATGTGCCAATCAGGCCTCCTAGAACAGGAGGCTTCACGGAAATGAAATGGGAAGCTGGAGCGGGTGGCTAA